The stretch of DNA ctAGATAGTTCTCAAAATCAACTAATGTTCTGTTTGTTTCACCGGTCAATATATTTTGGATGTATCCTAGATTGAAGCTTCGATATAACCACAAGGTGCAAGTGATTTGGAATGTGAAAAATGAATTAAGTTTCAAACAAATGCTTAGCTACATTTCCAAACAGTGCAAGGTCAAAAGGTTCAATATAGCAAAAAGTCTCGAACAATTTTGGATGTAACATTACAAATCATTTGATACAGAAGGAGACCTTTAAGAGTCTGCAAATGAAATATGCATTCAACCAGACTAGTTTCATAAACTGCTCACCAAAGAACCATATGCCCTTAAATAATTTTCtctgaagaaaataaatattgttcATGCATGTTATGGTCTCTGGGAAAGTAGatgaaaaaataactcaattgTAGACCATATATTTGGGAGTGGCACTGAACTTCTGGTACCCTTTGATGACTTTATTCACTGCATCAAGGAAGTCTTTCTCTGTTACAGTCTTCCTTCGGGCGCGGATAGCATACATACCAGCTTCTGTGCATACACTCCTTATATCAGCTCCTGGAgataacaaaaaatatcttGGTCAGAAAAGAAAACTAAACATTTCATGACAGAAAGCAAGTAGCAAAAATACCTCAAAACCAGAACAAGTTTTGCTTAAAAAGGATTTAAGCCAGAATATCAAAGTATTTAAAAGATCAATGGTCAGAAGGTAAAAGCTAAATTAAAAATTGCCCAGTTGTTAACTTGTTCTTACCGGTAGAGTTTGGGCAAAGCCGAGCTAGAAGTTCAAAACGAATATCCCTTTCACAGTTCATGGTTCTTGTGTGAATCTTGAATATCTGTGTCCTACTCTCTAAATCAGGAAGGCCAAATTCAACTTTACGATCCAATCGTCCAGGTCGTAATAGTGCTGGGTCCAGAGTGTCGGGCCTAGAAATTTTGGACAAAAGCCATTAGCAATAAAGCTAGCATAATTATGGAAACTAGCAATGCAACCTTGATTTTATCTCTATTTATTACAAGAGGGTTGGCAGACATTATGACATCAATTATACGAAATAGGACAGTGAATACAGATAGTGAGACACTTTGTAGCCATATACAGTTAAATAGAGAACAAAGGAAAAACCAAATAGTAGTAAAATCAACCAACCTGTTTGTTGCCATCAAAACTTTGATGTTTCCTCGAGCATCAAACCCATCAAGCTGATTCACAATTTCAAGCATAGTTCGCTGAACCTCATTATCACCACCAACACCATCATCAAATCGTGCACCTCCAATTGCATCCACTTCATCAAAAAACACAATGCATGCCTTCTTTGAACGAGCCATCTACAGGAGGTAACAAATTCTGTCAATGGTACCAATCAGGGAACAATGATCAAAGCAAAGCTTGAAAACAAGACTTAAATATTTACCTGAAATAGTTCACGAACCATCCGAGCTCCCTCACCAACATATTTCTGAACTAGTTCACTTCCAATGACCCTAATAAAACAGGCATCAGTTCTATTAGCAACAGCCCTGGCTAGAAGTGTTTTGCCAGTTCCTGGTGGACCATAACAAAGCACGCCCTTTGGAGGATCAATTCCAAGCTTGACAAATTTCTCTGGATGAAGCATGGGAAGTTCAACAACCTTgcagagaaataaaaaaaaattagtgccACGTAACTTATTTCCTTTGGTATATGAAATGTggaaattttcaaaaacttaCTTCACGCATCTTTTCAATCTGTTCCTTACAACCACCAACATCATTATATGTCACATCTGGTTTCTCTTCAACTGTCATCATTGTAACACTTGGATCAATTTTTGGAGGCAAAGGAATCTGAATCTGATATTTGTTTCTATCAACACTGCAATGATAATCAAATAAAGGTTAAACAAACACAATCAAGGTAATGATGTTGTTACTCTTCTTTCAATGggtgatattttatcataaatggTTATTTTTGGATACATACCCAACACGCATTCCTTCCTCTATGTCTGTGGGGGAAACCTTGTCTCCGAGCCCAACAACAAACTGTTATCATCAAAGCAAACGGAATATTAGACCGAGCGTAAAAAATGCGTGAAAATCTTGGCATATTAAACAGCACATAAACAAGTGATGCCTGACATTTGCAAACAAATATCAATATAATATACAATGgttaaatgaaaatattgaaGTGATGTATAAGCACCTTAGCAATTTGCTTCACATTGATAACATATTTGGCATCCTCGGAGTTtggatttataatttttgtgcATCTTGCAACCTGTTCAATAAATACTCATTGTTAGCCATTCCTACAAATAAAAGAAGCGCTTCGAACAAATTCtaaaaaatgagaaagaaaatcACCTGAAGAGGCTGCTCCTCCTGCATCATCTGCTTATCAGAAACAAGATCCCACTGACTTGGTGCCGCTAAACCAGTATCAGACTCCTTGATACCTATTATTACAACAGGAAGTTAAACATCTAAGGAAGTGTGCATGTGTTAACAGCATCCAACTCTAGCAACTAAGACAAACCACTATGAAATATGAATGCCACGAAAATAAAACGCCTAGAATTAAATTTGGAGATAGATATATACCCAATTAAGGGACTACTTGTAAGCATCAAAATGAAAATAGACAACAAAGGGGCATAGAATAGGCCACAATACcaagggaaaaaaaatataagatgtatttttgtttggtttaaacAATTTCAACCATGTACAAAGCAATCAAGAAAAGCAGAAACAAACTAAACCTTTTTCACATACCACATAAGTCATTCACTTTCTTTGCCATATCTTTGATTTCCTTCTCCACTTTTTTTATGCCTGTGGAATAAGGTCCCAAACCCTGCAGAAAGTAGAACAAATATTTCATAAATGACTGATAAATGCACTAACAATGAGAAAACTACTGATTAGAGAGAAGCATTTTCAGTACAACAACTAAGAAGCCCGGCAGGTAAAGTACACAGTTCAAATCCCATCGGGAACAGTTGTCATACAGCCATCAATACCACTTTAGTAAATAAATATTCCCCCTTTACCCAATTTTTTGGAATCAACATGAGCAAAACATCACCATAGCTTTCTATATGACAGAGCAAATAGACTCCACTAAATACATAGCTACGCTACGCACACGAGTAGCACTCAGTAACTCTCAATTAAACCTATTCATTTCATTGGCCACACTTAATCGCCATATAAAAAGTTTTGAACTTTACATCATATAACCACGTAATACGTAGTTTCCAAGTATAGTGTTCACGGCTAATGCAATCCCCAATTTACATAAACCCACACCcaacaaatcaaaacaaaatctttCTTCCGCATACACCTTCACCTCTATAGAgttataaaactaaaaaaaaaattaaaaattgaccTTTAAGTAACCCTAGAtccaaaatcataaaatatcccaaaaaaaaaaacacaaattgatCAAAAACCCAATACCCAcgtacttaaaaataaattgataacAAATTAGACCATATTCCAACGAAATAGAACCAGAAAAAAGTAAGTCTTCGAATTGGTAAACCTAAAAAAACagaatttgacaaaattaagGTTTTAGAGAGAATTTTACATAGGTTTTAAGAAGAGCGATGTCATCCTCGTCGAGTGGGCGAGGATTCTTTTCGTCCTTCAATTCTTCATTATCGATCGCCATTGATGGAGGTTGATTTTtgagtgaaaaagaaaaagaaagcttCGATTTGGAATTGTGTGTGTCTGGTCTTGATATTTATAAGcgagtttattttttgaacaagaaataaataacaaaagatggtaacccaaaaaaaaagataacaaaagaaaaaaaaaagatttctataaaaataaaaatatataaataactccttcaaaaaaaatatatagataacaaagatttttgtttttttaagagATACAATAGCAAAAGATATcttattatagattatagatgaTTCCAAATTTTGCATCCTTCATTATAattctactaaaaaaaatataaaaaatattggaaaaatataagataaatacaataaaaagataatatacttaaaaatatgaataaaatatattatagatatgttaaaaaaaaattccccaccaaaaaaaaagcataaaaataggaaaatctACTACTGTATTAAGCTACTAACTATAtattaaaagtaattataaGACAACATTTTTTTCGTTGatgaaatataatattttaacatctactaATAATCTATCAAATATGATAACATCAAATAAATTACTCCacgattatcaaaaaaaaaaaatttctccaccatctatttaaataattaaaagccAAGTAAGCGTCTCATGTCATCGTTTTTCACAGTCAGTGTCTAACTTGCCATATGAGAGTCCTAAGTGAtggaatcttcatattgcagaGGGAtcgcaaaaaaataaaaattatgaggGTTAAAACAAAACTCGCCTACTTTATATgggtaaaaatttatttacactatgttttattcattttagAGGATTTAAATCCAAATCATATTCCAAAATTGCTATTTTAGTCATGTGGGTAGTAGAAATGGTGAGATTTTCTTTTGGCACCCTATGTGTTTTCTCAGGCGCCCTTCTAACTTATCAAAATACCCCTTAAGTAGCGGACACAATCCATTACATaagtagtggatgaataaaaatttctaAAGTTTGGATGATTTAAGATTTCACGCGCCCCACAAACCCTAGGAGAAATTTACAATTTTTGCCATCAGCTACTTATGTAGCGGACAACCATTTTACACGAAAAAAACAGACGAGAATTACGTTTGAAAGAATTAATAAACGATTTACATTACATTGGAACATTGTTAGTTCAATAGGAATAATTTTATTACATTCAGCAATGAAtattataacataaaacaaattcaaaaaaaaaaacaaaaatacattcGGTTAGTCATAGTGATCAGTCTTCTTGGGGTAAAAGGCGACTTTTGGGGGACCCGGACAATCAGCCCTCTATGAGTAAAATTAAATATAGCAAACAGTCTCAAAACAATTTTGGATGTAACATTACAAATCATTTGCTACAGAAGGAGACCTTTAAGAGTCAACAAATGAAATATGCATTCAACCAGACTAGTTTCATAAACTGCTCACCAAAGAACCATATGCCCTTAAATAATTTTCtctgaagaaaataaatatagttCATGCATGTTATGGTCTTTGGGAAAGTGTAGatgaaaaaataactcaattgTAGACCATATATTTGGGAGTGGCACTGAACTTCTGGTACCCTTTGATAACTTTATTCACTGCATCAAGGAAGTCTTTCTCTGTTACAGTCTTCCTTCGGGCGCGGATAGCATACATACCAGCTTCTGTGCATACACTCCTTATATCAGCTCCTGGGGAGAATAAAAAGTATCTTGGTCAGAAAAGAAAACCACAACAGGTTTTGCTTAGAAAGGATTTAGGCCAGGATATTGAagtatttaaaaaatcaatggTCAGAAGGtataagataaattaaaaatagcCCAGTTGTTAAGATGTTCTTACCAGTAGAGTTTGGGCAAAGCCGGGCTAGAAGTTCAAAACGGATATCCCTTTCACAGTTCATGGTTCTTGTGTGAATCTTGAATATCTGTGTCCTACTCTCTAAATCAGGAAGGCCAAATTCAACTTTACGATCCAATCGTCCAGGTCGTAATAGTGCTGGGTCCAGAGTGTCGGGCCTAGAAATTGTGGACAAAAAGCCGTTAGCAATAAGGCTAGCATAATTATGGAAACTAGCAACGCAACCTTGATTTTATCGGTATTTATTGCAAGAGAATGGGCAGACATTATGATATCAATTATAGGAAATATGACTGTGAATTTCGATAGTTGAGACACTTTCATGATAACATCTACAGTTAAATAGAGAACAAAGAAAAACCAAATAGTAGTAAAATCAACCAACCTGTTTGTTGCCATCAAAACTTTGATGTTTCCTCGAGCATCAAACCCATCAAGCTGATTCACAATTTCAAGCATTGTTCTCTGAACCTCGTTATCACCACCAACACCATCATCAAATCGTGCACCTCCAATTGCATCAACTTCATCAAAAAACACAATGCATGCCTTCTTTGAACGAGCCATCTACAGGAGGTAACAAATTCAGTCAAATGGTACCAATCAGGGAACAATGATCAAAGCAAAGCTAAAAAACAAGACTTGAATATTTACCTGAAATAGCTCACGAACCATCCGAGCTCCCTCACCAACATATTTCTGAACTAGTTCACTTCCAATGACCCTAATAAAACAGGCATCAGTTCTATTAGCAACAGCCCTGGCTAGAAGTGTTTTGCCAGTTCCTGGTGGACCATAACAAAGCACACCCTTTGGTGGATCAATTCCAAGCTTGACAAATTTCTCTGGATGAAGCATGGGAAGTTCAACAACCTTgcagagaaataaaaaaaaattagtgccACCTAACTTATTTCCTTTGGTATATGAAATATGGAAAATCT from Trifolium pratense cultivar HEN17-A07 linkage group LG5, ARS_RC_1.1, whole genome shotgun sequence encodes:
- the LOC123883370 gene encoding 26S proteasome regulatory subunit 7-like, with product MAIDNEELKDEKNPRPLDEDDIALLKTYGLGPYSTGIKKVEKEIKDMAKKVNDLCGIKESDTGLAAPSQWDLVSDKQMMQEEQPLQVARCTKIINPNSEDAKYVINVKQIAKFVVGLGDKVSPTDIEEGMRVGVDRTKYQIQIPLPPKIDPSVTMMTVEEKPDVTYNDVGGSKEQIEKMREVVELPMLHPEKFVKLGIDPPKGVLCYGPPGTGKTLLARAVANRTDACFIRVIGSELVQKYVGEGARMVRELFQMARSKKACIVFFDEVDAIGGARFDDGVGGDNEVQRTMLEIVNQLDGFDARGNIKVLMATNRPDTLDPALLRPGRLDRKVEFGLPDLESRTQIFKIHTRTMNCERDIRFELLARLCPNSTGADIRSVCTEAGMYAIRARRKTVTEKDFLDAVNKVIKGYQKFSATPKYMVYN
- the LOC123883369 gene encoding 26S proteasome regulatory subunit 7, which encodes MAIDNEELKDEKNPRPLDEDDIALLKTYGLGPYSTGIKKVEKEIKDMAKKVNDLCGIKESDTGLAAPSQWDLVSDKQMMQEEQPLQVARCTKIINPNSEDAKYVINVKQIAKFVVGLGDKVSPTDIEEGMRVGVDRNKYQIQIPLPPKIDPSVTMMTVEEKPDVTYNDVGGCKEQIEKMREVVELPMLHPEKFVKLGIDPPKGVLCYGPPGTGKTLLARAVANRTDACFIRVIGSELVQKYVGEGARMVRELFQMARSKKACIVFFDEVDAIGGARFDDGVGGDNEVQRTMLEIVNQLDGFDARGNIKVLMATNRPDTLDPALLRPGRLDRKVEFGLPDLESRTQIFKIHTRTMNCERDIRFELLARLCPNSTGADIRSVCTEAGMYAIRARRKTVTEKDFLDAVNKVIKGYQKFSATPKYMVYN